A DNA window from Fusobacterium mortiferum ATCC 9817 contains the following coding sequences:
- the atpG gene encoding ATP synthase F1 subunit gamma translates to MAGAKEIKNRIKSVQSTHQITKAMEIVSTTKFKRFSALVVKSRPFAESIQTILSNIAAGIKSERHPLFDGRDEVKKIGVIVMTSDTGLCGSFNHATLKELEKIRKANSGKEVSVIAIGKKARDYCTKRNYDLKASYVQLVPETMGKKAQEISENIVDYYYENIFDEVYVIYNKFISALRSDLTVKKLIPIERVEAKENTSYIFEPDAETILSALLPKYLNVEIYQALLNNAASEHSARKNSMKNATENAEEMMTMLNLKYNRERQAAITQEITEIVGGAAALN, encoded by the coding sequence ATGGCTGGAGCTAAAGAGATAAAAAATAGAATAAAAAGTGTTCAGTCTACTCACCAAATTACTAAAGCCATGGAAATTGTTTCTACTACTAAGTTTAAAAGATTTTCAGCTCTAGTTGTAAAGTCTAGACCATTTGCTGAGAGTATTCAAACTATACTTTCAAATATAGCGGCTGGAATAAAAAGTGAAAGACATCCTCTTTTTGATGGAAGAGATGAAGTTAAAAAAATTGGTGTCATAGTTATGACTTCTGATACAGGACTTTGTGGAAGTTTTAACCATGCAACATTAAAAGAGTTAGAAAAAATTAGAAAAGCTAATAGTGGAAAAGAGGTTTCAGTAATTGCTATCGGAAAGAAAGCAAGAGATTACTGCACTAAGAGAAATTATGATTTAAAAGCAAGTTATGTACAACTTGTACCTGAAACTATGGGTAAAAAAGCTCAAGAAATCAGTGAGAATATTGTAGATTACTATTATGAAAATATTTTTGATGAGGTATATGTAATTTATAATAAATTCATATCAGCTCTTAGAAGTGATTTAACAGTTAAAAAACTTATTCCAATAGAAAGAGTAGAGGCTAAAGAAAATACTTCGTATATTTTTGAACCAGATGCAGAAACAATTTTATCTGCTCTTCTTCCAAAATATTTAAATGTTGAGATTTATCAAGCTCTATTAAATAATGCTGCAAGTGAGCATTCAGCTAGAAAGAATTCTATGAAGAATGCAACTGAAAATGCAGAAGAGATGATGACAATGCTTAACTTGAAGTACAATAGAGAAAGACAAGCTGCAATCACTCAAGAAATCACAGAGATTGTTGGTGGAGCAGCAGCTTTAAATTAA
- the atpD gene encoding F0F1 ATP synthase subunit beta — protein MENKGTITQIISAVVDVAFKDKLPNIYNALKVKVDDKELVLEVQQHLGNNVIRAVAMDSTDGLQRGMEVIDTGAPIKVPVGKAVLGRILNVLGQPVDDNGPVETDEYLPIHRDAPSFEEQETETEIFETGIKVIDLLAPYIKGGKIGLFGGAGVGKTVLIMELINNIAKGHGGLSVFAGVGERTREGRDLYDEMTESGVLSKTSLVYGQMNEPPGARLRVALTGLTVAENFRDKEGQDVLLFIDNIFRFTQAGSEVSALLGRMPSAVGYQPNLATEMGALQERITSTKSGSITSVQAVYVPADDLTDPAPATTFSHLDATTVLSRQIASLGIYPAVDPLDSTSKALSADIVGTEHYNVAREVQEVLQRYKELQDIIAILGMDELSDEDKLTVSRARKIQRFFSQPFSVAEQFTGMEGKYVPVKETIRGFKEILEGKHDDIPEQAFLYVGTIEEAVAKARDLMKGDE, from the coding sequence GTGGAAAACAAAGGAACTATAACTCAGATTATTAGTGCCGTTGTAGACGTTGCTTTTAAAGATAAATTGCCTAATATATACAATGCCTTAAAAGTTAAGGTTGATGATAAAGAGCTTGTACTAGAAGTACAACAACACTTAGGTAATAATGTAATAAGAGCGGTAGCAATGGATTCTACTGACGGACTACAAAGAGGTATGGAAGTAATAGACACTGGAGCACCTATAAAGGTACCAGTAGGAAAAGCAGTATTAGGAAGAATATTAAATGTTTTAGGACAACCAGTTGACGACAACGGACCAGTTGAAACAGATGAATATTTACCTATACATAGAGATGCTCCAAGCTTTGAGGAGCAAGAAACAGAAACTGAAATTTTCGAAACAGGAATCAAAGTAATTGACCTTTTAGCACCATATATTAAAGGAGGAAAAATTGGTCTATTCGGAGGAGCTGGAGTAGGAAAAACAGTTCTAATTATGGAGCTTATCAATAACATTGCTAAGGGACATGGAGGACTTTCAGTATTTGCTGGAGTAGGAGAAAGAACAAGAGAAGGAAGAGACCTTTATGATGAAATGACTGAATCAGGAGTTTTATCTAAAACATCTCTAGTTTATGGACAAATGAATGAGCCACCTGGAGCAAGACTAAGAGTTGCTTTAACAGGATTAACTGTAGCAGAGAACTTCAGAGATAAAGAAGGACAAGACGTTCTACTATTCATAGATAACATATTCAGATTTACACAAGCTGGATCTGAAGTATCAGCTCTATTAGGAAGAATGCCTTCTGCAGTTGGATACCAACCAAACCTTGCAACAGAGATGGGAGCTCTTCAAGAAAGAATCACATCTACTAAATCTGGATCAATTACATCAGTTCAAGCTGTATATGTACCAGCAGACGACTTAACTGACCCAGCACCAGCAACAACATTCTCACACTTAGATGCTACAACAGTTTTATCAAGACAAATAGCATCATTAGGAATCTATCCAGCAGTTGACCCATTAGATTCTACATCTAAAGCTCTATCTGCTGATATAGTTGGAACAGAGCACTACAATGTTGCTAGAGAAGTACAAGAAGTATTACAAAGATATAAAGAACTTCAAGATATCATTGCTATCTTAGGTATGGACGAGTTATCTGATGAAGATAAACTTACTGTATCAAGAGCAAGAAAAATTCAAAGATTCTTCTCTCAACCATTCTCAGTTGCTGAGCAATTTACAGGAATGGAAGGAAAATATGTTCCAGTAAAAGAGACAATCAGAGGATTTAAAGAGATATTAGAAGGTAAACATGACGATATCCCTGAACAAGCTTTCCTATATGTAGGAACAATAGAGGAGGCAGTAGCAAAGGCGAGAGACCTTATGAAAGGGGATGAATAG
- the atpC gene encoding ATP synthase F1 subunit epsilon has product MATFKIKVVTYEEKVLEQEAEFVLVRTTEGDMGILPNHSPFIAGLSTGEMKIRLNGKEEKYFVSEGLLEISNNVVTIIATEAIPADQLDVERAKKEVEELKAKLAKMQEDKDILLTQKNLHKALMKVQVAEKLL; this is encoded by the coding sequence ATGGCTACATTTAAAATAAAAGTTGTAACTTATGAGGAGAAAGTTCTTGAGCAAGAAGCTGAGTTTGTTCTTGTAAGAACAACAGAGGGAGATATGGGAATACTCCCAAATCACTCTCCATTTATAGCTGGATTAAGTACAGGAGAAATGAAGATAAGACTTAATGGAAAAGAAGAGAAATACTTTGTTTCAGAAGGATTATTAGAAATTTCTAATAACGTAGTAACTATTATAGCTACTGAAGCTATTCCAGCTGATCAGCTTGATGTAGAGAGAGCTAAAAAAGAGGTAGAAGAGTTAAAAGCTAAACTTGCTAAAATGCAAGAAGATAAAGATATTCTTTTAACTCAAAAAAATCTACACAAGGCTTTAATGAAAGTACAAGTTGCAGAAAAATTATTATAA
- a CDS encoding MATE family efflux transporter: MENKNDFSQGNIYKHIMGLAIPMTIAQMVQVLYNIVDRIYIGHLQGSSSLALTGLGLTFPIVTIVAAFTNLFGMGGAPLCSIARGKNDMERAEVIMGNTFILLIISSFILMLSSYIFMKPLLYIFGASDITYPYAAEYLKIYLLGTPFIMLGTGMNGFINSQGFGKIGMMTILLGAIINIILDPIFIFYFNLGISGAAIATIISQLLSVIWVMKFLLGDKTILKLNKKSMKLESELSKNIMGLGLAGFVMSATNGAVQIACNATLKGQGGDVYIGIMTVLSSIRDVIMLPIHGVTTGAQPVLGYNYGAKKYDRIKKGIFFITVVTVIYMLIAWIVVFIFPENFIKVFSSDNELLVKGIPAMNIYYFGFFMMAFQVAGQSIFVALGQSKQAVFFSLFRKIIVVVPLTLFLPYVANLGVKGVFLAEPISNFVGGTACYIAMLMTIRKILKDEREKI; encoded by the coding sequence ATGGAGAATAAAAATGATTTTTCACAAGGAAATATTTATAAACATATAATGGGACTTGCTATTCCAATGACAATAGCTCAAATGGTACAAGTACTTTATAATATAGTTGATAGAATATATATTGGTCATCTTCAAGGTAGTTCTTCATTAGCACTTACAGGATTAGGATTAACCTTTCCTATTGTAACTATTGTAGCAGCATTTACAAATTTGTTTGGAATGGGAGGAGCACCGCTTTGTTCAATTGCAAGAGGAAAAAATGATATGGAGAGAGCAGAAGTTATAATGGGAAATACTTTTATCTTATTGATAATAAGTAGTTTTATTTTAATGCTTTCATCGTATATATTCATGAAACCTCTTCTTTATATATTTGGTGCTAGTGATATAACTTATCCTTATGCTGCAGAATATTTAAAAATATATTTATTAGGGACACCATTTATAATGTTAGGAACAGGAATGAATGGTTTTATTAATTCTCAAGGTTTTGGAAAAATTGGGATGATGACAATACTTTTAGGTGCAATTATAAATATCATATTAGATCCTATATTTATATTTTATTTTAATTTGGGGATATCAGGAGCTGCAATAGCTACGATAATTTCACAGCTATTATCAGTAATTTGGGTAATGAAATTTTTATTAGGAGATAAGACAATATTAAAGTTAAATAAAAAAAGTATGAAATTAGAGAGCGAATTGAGTAAAAATATAATGGGCTTAGGATTAGCTGGATTTGTAATGTCTGCTACAAATGGAGCTGTTCAAATTGCTTGTAATGCTACACTAAAAGGTCAGGGTGGCGATGTATATATTGGAATAATGACTGTATTAAGCTCAATAAGAGATGTAATAATGTTACCAATTCATGGAGTAACAACTGGAGCACAGCCAGTTTTAGGGTATAATTATGGGGCTAAAAAATATGATAGAATAAAAAAAGGAATATTTTTTATTACTGTTGTAACAGTTATATATATGTTAATAGCTTGGATAGTTGTATTTATATTTCCAGAAAATTTTATAAAGGTATTTAGTTCAGATAATGAGCTATTAGTAAAGGGTATACCTGCTATGAATATTTATTACTTTGGATTTTTTATGATGGCTTTTCAAGTAGCAGGGCAATCAATATTTGTAGCATTAGGACAATCTAAACAGGCTGTATTTTTTTCACTCTTTAGAAAAATAATAGTAGTAGTACCATTAACTTTATTTTTACCATATGTAGCAAATTTAGGAGTTAAGGGAGTATTTTTAGCTGAACCAATTTCTAATTTTGTAGGAGGAACAGCTTGTTATATAGCTATGTTGATGACTATAAGAAAAATATTAAAAGATGAGAGGGAAAAGATATGA
- a CDS encoding GNAT family N-acetyltransferase, with protein sequence MNIMIREGKVEDLKEMNSLFEDLDKHHRVNLPNIFKKGNIEGRTLEHIENMCKDKNSKIFVAESEGKLLGLAEVIKKKNVPYPLKIDREWIVLDTIIVKEEYRGMGIGNMLFDTILDWTKEKGINRIEVNVYEFNKSAISFYKGLGFENFSRIMYLEI encoded by the coding sequence ATGAATATAATGATAAGAGAGGGAAAGGTAGAAGATTTAAAAGAGATGAACTCATTATTTGAAGATTTAGATAAACATCATAGGGTAAACTTACCAAATATTTTTAAAAAAGGGAATATAGAGGGAAGAACTTTAGAACATATAGAAAATATGTGTAAAGATAAAAATAGTAAGATATTTGTAGCAGAGAGTGAAGGTAAATTATTAGGATTAGCTGAAGTGATAAAAAAGAAAAATGTTCCTTACCCTTTGAAAATAGATAGGGAATGGATAGTTTTAGATACTATAATAGTCAAAGAAGAATATAGAGGAATGGGAATAGGAAATATGTTATTTGATACTATCTTAGACTGGACTAAAGAAAAAGGAATTAATAGAATAGAAGTAAATGTATATGAATTTAATAAAAGTGCAATATCATTTTATAAAGGATTAGGATTTGAAAATTTTAGTAGAATTATGTATTTAGAGATATAA
- a CDS encoding DNA polymerase III subunit alpha — MIKNFVHLHLHTEYSLLDGVGKIDDYLGRAKELGMQAIAITDHGNLFGALEFYKKARKKGIKPIIGMEAYVCERGMEDKEGRNFHLILLARDNEGYRNLLKISSESFIRGFYYKPRVDKNFLKEHSEGLIALSACMQGEISRRILDMESEDKISSAIDEYVDIFGKENFFIEVQANGIKEQFELNEKLYEIAKQNNLKLVATNDTHYVNEGEHTLQDILICVQTGAKLSDEKRMRIETEELFLKSREQVLGQLGEKYLEAVDNTIIIAERCNVDIEFGHFKFPDYKIPTCVKTIEAFLRKLVYLGLSKRYPHGLTKSIVERVEYELGIIEKMGYAGYFVVVWDFIDFARRKNIPIGPGRGSAAGSLIAYALGITQLDPLKYNLIFERFLNPERISMPDIDIDICQERRQEVIDYVIEKYGADKVAQIITFGTMKARAAIRDVGRVLNTPLSKIDAVAKLVPFNATIKQTLEGVEEFRKQYLEDREIQKVIDISAKIENKVRHASVHAAGIVITKDPLTDTVPLYCDTKNKVVSTQYQMKELEDLGLLKMDFLGLRNLTNLQRTIDYIKEDLGEEIRLEDIPLNSKKVYELLSRGDTSGVFQMESVGIRKILVKLKPDKFEDIIALLALYRPGPLGSGMVDDFINGKNGITEIKYPHPSLEQTLKETYGVILYQEQVMKIANIMAGYSLGEADLLRRAMGKKNVQIMEENREKFITRSIENGYSEEKALEMFELIDKFAGYGFNKSHSAAYALIAYWTAYFKAHYMKHYYAALMTSEMAHIEDIAYYVDDAKVHNLKLHLPDVNRATSKFIVDKDGIVFSLAAIKNVGEGVSEKILEEYNENGEYKNLEDFVVRTKKYGLNKKALESLILAGALDGLPGNRRQKFESVDKIIDYANRKLKEDDIQQMNLFGEAKSSLGVFTLPQVTEYSLDELLSKEKEYLGFYFSAHPLDSYRRLIKVFRLSPINEIKEEKTTQILKTCGILRDVKKIVTKNSGQIMGVFELEDYYDKISCVLFPKDYERYTHILLEGKPVYIEGSIQIDYFKGTENKKLIVRKLKFLDDIVREKNLKLYILMVEEDREKFSRLKEILNKSVGETPVFFAIKDKNHKEIKKSKYNITPDKIFLDEIVELMGEERVTIK, encoded by the coding sequence ATGATAAAGAATTTTGTACATCTACATTTACATACTGAATATAGCCTCCTTGATGGAGTAGGAAAGATAGATGATTATTTAGGTAGAGCCAAAGAGTTAGGAATGCAAGCTATAGCAATTACTGACCATGGAAATCTTTTTGGAGCCTTAGAATTTTATAAAAAGGCAAGAAAAAAAGGGATAAAGCCAATAATAGGAATGGAAGCCTATGTTTGTGAAAGGGGAATGGAAGATAAAGAAGGAAGAAACTTTCATCTAATCCTTTTGGCAAGAGATAATGAAGGGTATAGAAATCTTTTAAAGATAAGTTCAGAGAGTTTTATAAGAGGATTTTATTATAAACCAAGAGTAGATAAAAATTTTTTAAAAGAACATAGTGAAGGGTTAATAGCTCTTTCAGCTTGTATGCAGGGAGAGATATCTAGAAGAATTTTAGATATGGAAAGTGAAGATAAAATATCTAGTGCAATAGATGAGTATGTAGATATTTTTGGAAAAGAGAATTTCTTCATAGAAGTACAAGCAAATGGAATAAAAGAGCAATTTGAATTAAATGAAAAACTTTATGAAATAGCTAAGCAAAATAATTTAAAATTGGTAGCTACTAATGATACTCATTATGTAAATGAGGGAGAGCACACACTTCAAGATATTTTAATTTGTGTGCAAACAGGAGCTAAACTTTCTGATGAAAAGAGAATGAGAATAGAAACTGAAGAGCTATTTTTAAAAAGTAGAGAGCAAGTATTAGGACAGCTTGGAGAGAAATATCTAGAGGCAGTAGATAATACTATTATTATAGCAGAGAGATGTAATGTAGATATAGAGTTTGGACATTTCAAATTTCCAGATTATAAGATACCTACTTGTGTAAAAACTATTGAAGCTTTTTTAAGAAAGTTAGTGTATTTAGGATTATCTAAAAGGTATCCTCATGGTCTTACTAAAAGTATAGTAGAAAGAGTGGAGTATGAGCTTGGAATAATAGAGAAGATGGGATATGCTGGATACTTTGTAGTAGTATGGGATTTTATAGATTTTGCCAGAAGAAAAAATATTCCAATAGGACCAGGAAGAGGTTCTGCTGCTGGAAGTTTGATAGCTTATGCATTGGGAATAACTCAACTAGACCCATTAAAATATAATCTAATTTTTGAAAGATTTTTAAATCCAGAGAGAATATCTATGCCAGATATAGATATAGATATTTGTCAAGAAAGACGTCAAGAGGTAATAGATTATGTTATAGAAAAATATGGAGCTGATAAGGTAGCTCAGATCATTACCTTTGGAACCATGAAAGCTAGAGCAGCTATTCGTGATGTAGGAAGAGTACTAAATACTCCACTTAGTAAAATAGATGCAGTGGCGAAATTAGTTCCTTTTAATGCTACTATAAAGCAGACTTTAGAGGGAGTAGAGGAGTTTAGAAAACAGTATTTAGAAGATAGAGAGATACAAAAAGTTATAGATATTTCAGCTAAGATAGAGAATAAAGTAAGGCATGCCTCTGTACATGCAGCAGGGATAGTAATTACTAAGGATCCACTTACTGATACAGTGCCACTTTATTGTGACACGAAAAATAAGGTAGTTTCTACTCAATATCAAATGAAAGAGTTAGAAGATTTAGGACTTTTAAAGATGGACTTTTTAGGGCTTAGAAATCTTACTAACTTACAAAGAACTATTGATTATATAAAAGAGGACTTAGGAGAAGAGATTAGGCTAGAGGATATTCCACTAAATTCTAAAAAAGTATATGAATTGCTTTCTAGAGGGGATACATCTGGAGTATTCCAGATGGAGTCAGTGGGTATTAGAAAAATATTAGTAAAATTAAAACCTGATAAATTTGAAGATATCATTGCACTTTTAGCTCTATATAGACCTGGACCTCTTGGCTCTGGAATGGTAGATGATTTCATCAATGGTAAGAATGGGATAACTGAGATAAAATATCCACATCCATCATTAGAGCAAACATTGAAGGAAACTTATGGAGTAATTCTATATCAAGAGCAAGTAATGAAGATAGCTAATATAATGGCTGGATACTCTTTAGGAGAAGCAGATTTATTAAGAAGAGCTATGGGAAAAAAGAATGTTCAAATAATGGAGGAGAATAGAGAAAAATTTATTACTCGTTCAATAGAAAATGGTTATAGTGAAGAGAAAGCACTAGAGATGTTTGAACTTATAGATAAATTTGCTGGATATGGATTTAATAAATCTCACTCAGCAGCTTATGCCCTTATAGCTTATTGGACAGCTTATTTTAAAGCTCACTATATGAAACATTATTATGCAGCACTTATGACATCAGAGATGGCACATATTGAAGATATAGCTTATTATGTAGATGATGCTAAAGTACATAATTTGAAATTACACCTTCCAGATGTCAATAGAGCTACTTCTAAATTTATTGTAGATAAAGATGGAATTGTATTTTCATTAGCAGCTATAAAAAATGTAGGAGAGGGAGTGTCTGAAAAGATACTTGAAGAGTATAATGAAAATGGAGAGTATAAAAATTTAGAAGATTTCGTAGTGAGAACTAAAAAGTATGGACTTAATAAAAAAGCATTAGAGTCTTTGATTTTAGCTGGAGCTTTAGATGGACTTCCTGGAAATAGAAGACAAAAATTTGAATCAGTAGATAAGATAATTGATTATGCTAATAGAAAATTAAAAGAAGATGATATACAGCAGATGAATCTTTTTGGTGAAGCTAAATCCTCTTTAGGAGTATTTACATTGCCTCAAGTAACAGAATACTCTTTAGATGAATTGTTATCTAAGGAGAAAGAGTATTTAGGATTTTATTTTAGTGCACATCCATTAGATAGTTATAGAAGACTTATAAAAGTATTTAGATTATCTCCTATCAACGAAATAAAGGAAGAAAAGACTACGCAAATTTTAAAAACTTGTGGAATACTAAGAGATGTAAAAAAAATAGTAACTAAAAACTCTGGACAGATAATGGGAGTTTTTGAATTAGAAGATTATTATGATAAGATTTCTTGTGTTCTTTTTCCAAAAGATTATGAGAGATATACTCATATACTTTTAGAAGGAAAACCTGTATATATTGAAGGAAGCATACAGATAGACTATTTTAAAGGAACTGAGAATAAGAAACTTATAGTTAGAAAATTAAAGTTTTTAGATGATATAGTTAGAGAGAAAAATTTAAAATTGTATATTTTAATGGTAGAAGAGGATAGAGAAAAATTTAGTAGACTCAAGGAGATTTTAAATAAATCGGTAGGAGAAACACCTGTTTTCTTTGCTATTAAAGATAAAAATCATAAAGAGATAAAGAAAAGTAAATATAATATAACTCCAGATAAGATTTTTCTTGATGAAATAGTAGAATTGATGGGAGAAGAGAGGGTAACTATAAAATAA
- a CDS encoding acetyl-CoA carboxylase biotin carboxyl carrier protein — translation MKGDVNTIEELMKILQEKKLTEISYETSEIKINIKGSLIPESKPVASKKVEAKKEETKKKVVNCRDIVSEHIGRYNYLKKDGTPIIEVGQEIKEGQELGNVVAVGVALPVIAKFSGKIEEIYIENGKPVDYGRPLIKVKIS, via the coding sequence ATGAAAGGTGATGTAAATACTATTGAAGAGTTAATGAAAATACTTCAAGAGAAAAAATTGACTGAGATATCATATGAAACATCTGAAATAAAAATAAATATAAAAGGTTCTCTTATACCAGAGAGTAAACCAGTAGCTTCTAAAAAAGTTGAAGCAAAAAAAGAGGAAACTAAGAAAAAAGTAGTAAATTGTAGAGATATAGTATCTGAACATATAGGAAGATATAACTATCTAAAAAAAGATGGGACACCTATAATTGAAGTAGGGCAAGAGATAAAAGAGGGACAGGAATTAGGAAATGTAGTTGCTGTTGGAGTAGCTTTACCAGTAATAGCTAAATTTTCAGGGAAAATAGAAGAAATATATATTGAAAACGGTAAGCCAGTAGATTATGGAAGACCATTAATAAAAGTTAAGATTTCATAA
- the accC gene encoding acetyl-CoA carboxylase biotin carboxylase subunit yields the protein MFKKILIANRGEIAVRVIRAAKELGIKTVAVYSEADKESLHVRLADEAVCIGGVSSTESYLKVPNIIAAAEITGADAIHPGYGFLSENAKFASICEEHNITFIGPRPECITKMGDKATARATAIANNVPLTNGTGIVRSISEAKKEVNERITYPVMIKATAGGGGKGMRIARNDEELEMNIVAAQTEAGAAFGNPDVYIEKFVENPRHIEIQILGDKYGNVIYLGERDCSIQRRHQKLIEEAPSFSLPYEVRKAMGEAAVTLAKAINYDSAGTLEFLVDKDNKFYFMEMNTRVQVEHTVTEMVTGLDIIKLQIQIASGAKLNISQDDIQLFGHAIECRINAEDPENNFLPSPGVLTKYIVPGGNGVRVDSHSYQGYEISPYYDSMIGKLITFGINREEAIAKMKRALNEYIIEGIDTTIPFHLEVLNNELYLAGKTSTNFIEENFSKK from the coding sequence ATGTTTAAAAAAATACTTATTGCCAATAGAGGAGAAATTGCTGTAAGAGTAATAAGAGCAGCTAAAGAATTAGGAATAAAAACTGTTGCTGTATATTCAGAAGCTGATAAGGAAAGTTTACATGTAAGACTTGCAGATGAGGCTGTATGTATAGGAGGAGTATCTAGTACAGAGTCTTACTTAAAAGTTCCTAATATAATAGCAGCAGCTGAGATAACAGGAGCAGATGCTATACACCCAGGATATGGATTTTTATCAGAAAATGCTAAATTTGCTTCAATATGTGAAGAGCACAATATAACATTTATAGGACCAAGACCAGAGTGTATCACAAAGATGGGAGATAAGGCAACAGCTAGAGCAACAGCCATAGCTAATAATGTACCACTTACTAATGGAACAGGAATAGTAAGAAGTATATCAGAAGCTAAAAAAGAGGTAAATGAGAGAATAACATATCCAGTAATGATTAAAGCCACAGCTGGTGGTGGAGGAAAGGGTATGAGAATTGCTAGAAATGATGAAGAGTTAGAAATGAACATAGTAGCAGCTCAAACAGAGGCTGGAGCAGCTTTTGGAAACCCTGATGTATATATAGAAAAATTTGTAGAGAATCCTAGACATATAGAGATACAAATTTTAGGAGATAAATATGGAAATGTTATATATTTAGGAGAAAGAGATTGTTCTATTCAAAGAAGACATCAAAAACTTATTGAGGAAGCTCCATCATTTTCATTACCATATGAAGTAAGAAAAGCTATGGGAGAGGCAGCTGTTACATTAGCTAAAGCTATAAACTATGATTCGGCTGGAACATTAGAATTTTTAGTAGATAAGGATAATAAATTCTATTTTATGGAAATGAATACAAGAGTTCAAGTTGAGCATACTGTAACTGAAATGGTAACAGGATTAGATATTATAAAACTTCAAATTCAAATAGCTTCAGGAGCTAAATTAAATATTTCACAAGATGATATTCAGCTATTTGGACATGCAATAGAGTGTAGAATAAATGCTGAAGATCCAGAAAATAATTTCTTACCATCACCAGGAGTACTTACAAAATATATAGTTCCTGGAGGAAATGGAGTAAGAGTTGATTCTCATTCATACCAAGGATATGAGATAAGCCCATATTATGATTCGATGATAGGAAAACTTATAACTTTTGGAATAAATAGAGAGGAAGCTATTGCTAAGATGAAGAGAGCTCTTAATGAGTATATAATTGAGGGAATAGATACTACTATACCATTCCATTTAGAAGTATTAAATAATGAACTTTATTTAGCTGGAAAAACTTCAACAAACTTTATAGAAGAAAATTTTTCAAAAAAATAA
- a CDS encoding Asp23/Gls24 family envelope stress response protein — protein MSELGNIRISDDVVKTIAAKAASDVEGVYKLAGGVADEVSKILGKKRPTNGVKVEVGEKECSIEIFIVVEYGYLISEVAHDVQKAVLQAVSELSGLKVVEVNVYVQDVKIRTEEVSEEEEEDLEA, from the coding sequence ATGAGCGAATTAGGAAATATTAGAATATCTGATGATGTGGTGAAAACAATAGCAGCTAAGGCAGCTTCTGATGTAGAAGGAGTATATAAATTAGCTGGAGGAGTAGCTGACGAAGTTAGTAAAATCTTAGGAAAGAAAAGACCTACAAATGGTGTAAAAGTAGAGGTAGGAGAAAAAGAGTGCAGCATCGAAATATTTATCGTTGTTGAGTATGGATATCTTATCTCAGAAGTTGCTCATGATGTACAAAAAGCAGTTTTACAAGCTGTATCAGAACTTAGTGGGCTAAAAGTAGTGGAAGTAAATGTTTATGTTCAAGATGTAAAAATTAGAACTGAAGAAGTTTCTGAAGAGGAAGAAGAAGATTTAGAAGCGTAA
- the amaP gene encoding alkaline shock response membrane anchor protein AmaP — MIKKIIFFFAWLGIFLLSITGIVYVAVPKYLVQFNTYIGTLSYDIVVLAISIIYFIISILKFLSLFERTKDYEIKTEDGVVYISSASVTSFIRELLSKDKEISNIRVETSKKGRKFNIRVRLDMLSNGNISGKSSSIQNEIKSKLADKMGLEVGAIEVKISKLAVKDTDSQAEE, encoded by the coding sequence ATGATTAAAAAAATTATATTCTTTTTTGCATGGTTAGGAATATTTTTGCTTTCAATAACAGGAATAGTATATGTGGCGGTACCAAAATATTTAGTACAATTTAACACTTATATTGGAACTTTAAGTTATGATATAGTTGTTCTTGCAATATCAATTATTTATTTCATAATATCAATATTAAAATTTTTATCTCTATTTGAAAGAACAAAAGATTATGAGATAAAAACAGAAGATGGAGTTGTATATATATCTTCAGCTTCTGTAACAAGTTTTATAAGAGAACTTTTATCTAAAGATAAAGAGATTTCTAATATAAGGGTAGAAACTTCTAAAAAAGGAAGAAAATTCAATATAAGAGTAAGATTAGATATGCTTTCAAATGGAAATATATCTGGTAAGTCATCTTCAATACAAAATGAAATAAAAAGTAAATTAGCTGATAAGATGGGACTAGAAGTAGGAGCTATAGAAGTAAAAATATCTAAATTAGCTGTTAAAGATACTGATAGTCAAGCAGAAGAATAG